Below is a genomic region from Deltaproteobacteria bacterium.
GCCAGACGCATGTCAAAAGTTGACCTAAAACCGCTGATCGAGGGGCAGTGGACACATAATCGGGTCGATACCTTACTCACGAAGATTGCCGCTGAAGACAACAATGCCGAGGCATTGGATGAAAATGATTTTCCGTTGGGGATTGTTGATGGAAACACCGAAGAGGTCGCGAAATTCCTGGATCTCGCAGATACCTATCTCAAGACCCGCCTGAGTGCGAAGGGGAATGAAAAGGGTGCTGTCGATTTCTTCGTAGCAGAATTCAGCAAACTCAAAGCGCTCTCTTCGAAATATAAGGTGGAAGAGCTCCCGACAAGACAGGAAAATCCGCTGCGACCGTCGGTAACCGTTCGAGGGAGTTTTACCGGCTTGGCCCTCTTGGGAATAGGGGATGCCAATGGGACAGCCGATCTTGTCGAAACCGATCCGATGACAGGGCTACCCAAACAAGGAAGTGTCGATTGGGATATTCAGCGATATGGTATTGCGGTTGAGAAGCTCTCTCCGATGACCTCATTCCCCGGAGCCGACCAATTCCCTTGGGTCCGCTATGGTTGGCAGGCAGGCTTTACCTTCTACGATGGACAGATGGATTACGAAGGGGAAAAGGTCGCCAATCTCGACGGGCAATCGATTTCTTCGGGTCTGGTCGGTGGCGTGGAGTATCCCTTTACGAGCTGGGCTACCGGTCGCTTCTTCGCCAACTTTAATGTCGAGGTGGGGCGATTTGACACCACCCTGACGGACACAGACCCTGATGTCGATGGTTCTCAAAATCCGATTAAAGATCCCTGCTCCGGACTTGGTCTTGGTCCGAGTGCCGGCTGTGAAGTCGAAAGAACACTCGCTGTTTACGTGTCTCTCCCGATAGAGTTTGTCGCTGGGGCGAGGCTCTTCAACTTCCTTGACATTGACTTCGCCTGGCAACGCCCCGTAAAGATGGAATCCTCAGGGTATGTCTTTATACCTGATGAAATGAATACCTTTTGGGTGAGACTCGGAATCACCGATAGCCATTAGACATTACTCTTTTGAAATAATAAAATCGTCGTAATCACACGCCGCCGGTGAGTGGGTTGCATTTCCATCGGTCAGGATCCCAAGTCCGATCGGATTATCCTTCGGCTCTTTTTTGAAAAGCCTTCGATAATCCTCTAACACGTTGACATGAATCTCTCTCCATCCCCCTTTGGAGAGACCGTTCCCCTTCACAATGACGTAGAACTTTCCCCCTTTTTTTTCATAAACAGTCCCGACAGGGAGCGTGCTGCTCCAGACATATTTTAATCCATCACCGGTATACGCCCCAAAGATCACATAAATACCACAGGCGCTGTCGTTGCGATCTGGCTCGGACTCCCGAGCCCCATCAGGAAGAATACGGGCCCGCCATCGCCAGCGAAAAGCGGGATATTTTTTAAGATCCCACAGAAATTTTTTGAAAATCTGCGTTGAGATCTCTTCCGAATCGTCGGCGGAGAGGTAGAGGTTCTCCCCCTCCTGTTCAATTCGATAAACCTTTTCGGCCTTCCCCCTCTGAAAAGGCTTTGTCCTGAAACTTTTTGGGAACTCTCCTAGAGCCCCTTTTGAAAAATCCTCGACGATCTGAAAAGAAGGAACTTGGGAAACATCGGCATGAGCCATCGAAAAGGCAAAAAACAACAACCAAAAAAGCATCAAGACCCTCTTTGATAGCGAATCGAGAGAGAGATCGGCCTCTCATATCTCGGGAAAGGCGATCCTCTCTGAATCGAAATAACTGCCGCCTGATCCAGCAGTGAAGAGCCTGAGGATTTTAATATTTCAGTCGAGATCGGCCTCCCCTGCTCATCAATCCGGAATCGAATTGAAACAACCCCTTCCAAATCTGTTTTTTGGGCAAGATGCGGGTAATGTTTGGCACGCTCGATTCGAGAACGAATTTCAGATAAAACAGGGTCGGAACCGCTCCCATCACCAGAGCCACTTCCTCTCGCGGTAGACGATCCGGTCCCAGATCCTGACGGTAATTGCGATAAGATCTGTGGAGGGCCCTCAGTCAGGATTTCAACAAAAACAGTCCCCCCACTGCCTGACACTGGAGAAGGATGACCCAAAGAGAAACCCCTTCCCACAAGAAAAATAAAGGCGAGAAGGGAATGAAATAAAATCGAGAGAAAAAGAGAACAGAAAAGTCTCACTCGAGATTAACTATTACGCAAGCGCCGCTTGTCCTCTGACTGACGGAACCCACCGCTCGAGCAGCGCAAACCCACCGAAAAGGGTGACGGTATAGAGGGCATCGCCCAAGAGCTGATTTTGGAAAAAGGGAAGCGCCGCCAGATAACAAGTCATCAGTCCGGAGAGGGTCCTTGGATAAAGCCCATCGATGGCCCAGACCCCAAAATTTGTCAGGACAAAAAAGAGGAGGGAACTCGTGAACGCGATCCCCGCTACGCCTCCTACTGTCCTCTTTTCGCGAAGTGTTCCTCCGAGGAAGACAACAAGGACGAAACTGAGATAGACAAGTGCCATCTGATCATGAAAACCGATCAAAAGATCGCTCAGGAACATGGCCCCCAAGGGGATGATTAGGGAGGAGCGTCGGTTGAAATAGGCACCACCAAAGAGTGCGATGGCCATGATCGGTGCGAAGTTAGGTGGGTGCGGAAGCAGTCGGCTAGCCGCTGCGGCAACAATCAATCCAACCAACGTCATGAGTCTTAGTTTCATAGAAATCCTCCCGTTTAGTATGGCCTTTTTTACCCTGCTAGCGGCTTAAAGCAACATAAAAATCTACCTTGAATAATGTAAGGCCTTGACCCCATTGGACGCAAATCGGAGTAATCGTTTAGGGCTAACTTGCCAAAAGGGCACCCACGACCACTCCTTTCTCTTCGTTAGCTGACTTGACAATACCCAAATTTACGGTAAATTTGGGTGTAATGTATACAAGATCCCTCAGAGCGCCGAATCGCTCCTTTTTTCTTTTCGGCCCCCGCGGGACCGGTAAAACAACCTGGTTGTTGCAGCATTTCAAAGAAGCCAAGTTTATTGACCTGCTTCCCCCGCAACAAGCCCTCGCTTATGAGAAAAACCCCTCTCTCTTGCGCGCCCAGGTCAAAGCTCTCCCCAAGATGCAGTGGATCGTCATCGACGAGATTCAAAAAGTCCCCATCCTGCTTGATGAAATTCATTTTCTTATGGAACGAGAGGGATATAAAAAATTTATCCTCACCGGTTCGTCGGCCAGAAAAATAAAACGGGGGCAGGCGAATCTCTTGGCAGGGCGCGCCGTTCTCCTGAAAATGCTTCCCCTCACTAGCACTGAAATCAATTTTTCTCTGGAACCGCAAACGGCTCTTTCTTATGGGATGCTTCCTCTAAGTGTCCTCTCCAAATCGGTTTCGGAGAAAGAGAGTTTTTTAAAAGCGTATGTCGATACCTATCTTCGGGAGGAAATCAAATACGAGGGCATTGTCAGAAACTTGGGCAGTTTCTCGCGCTTTCTGGAAATCGCTTCGCTCTGCGCCGGGCAACAGATCAATATGTCGAATTTGGCGAGGGATGCGGAAATCAGCCGGGACACGGTGCGGAGTTACTTCAGTGTTTTTGAAGACACACTCTTGGGGAGCTGGCTTCCGGCTTATCGTCCCAGAGCAAAAGTCAAGGAGGTCGCGGCACCGAAATTCTACTGGTTTGACAGCGGGGTCTTGAATGCAACGGCTGGCGCCTTTGAACAACCGATGCCGGCCGATTGGAACGGCATCCTTATGGAACACTGGATTCACCATGAGTTGGTCGGTCACATGACCTATGGGCATAAAAAGGGATCACTCGGGTTTTGGAAGACTCCGAATGGAAATGAAATTGATTTTTTGTGGTGGTACGGAAATGAATTTATTGCCATTGAAGTAAAGTCTTCCAAAAAATTCAAAAAGGAGTTTCTCAAAGGAATTCATTCTTTTCAGGAAAAGAAACAGCTCAAAAGTTCATGGGTTGTCTATTTGGGGGAGGAGGAACTCAGAATCGATCAAACACATGTTGTTCCAGCCCCGCAATTTTTGAAACTTCTCTCCGAGGGGAAAATCATTCCCTGATTTGTGGTTGATCAACTTTTGGTTAGTACTTTTTTATTGAGAAGTTTTCCCATTCACCACCGCAATCGCATCGAGATCAAACCCCCTCATTCCGTTTGCCGCCGGTCCAAATGTCTTGTCCCCATCCCGGATCCGGACAAACCGGGCATATGAGAGACCGACATCCTTCAAGTCAAAAGGATCCCCGCCTGCCTTCTCTGGATCGGTCGGGTCGATATCATTGAGATCCGGATTCGCCAAAACTGCTCGAACCCCTGCGCAACCGCGATAACTTCGCACTGTCAGATCACACGGAAAGTCGACAAAATTAACCCCATCTTCAGAAACTGAAACCATACCCGGCTCTGAGTACGTCCCATACTTGGCATCGGGGTTATACTGCCATGGATTTTCAAAGACGATAAAATCATCCCCCTCGCCATCACAGGGGAGGTAGTCGGTAAATTCCAGGACAATCACCCCCTCCTTCCCCAACGAAACAACATCGAAAGACCCATTGAGTGGGGCCTCGGGATGGGCCTGAGGAGGTCCCAGAACAATATCAGGCAGGAGGTCCTTGTTATACCCTCCCCCCTCTCCTTTATTATAGGAAACAACACGATCGGCAAAGGGATCCTGATTGATAGTCAATGGATCACAAAGAGTCTCTTCCGAATCAGCGGGCGGGTCCTCCTCATACTCAACCGGATCGACATTGAGTTCGATATCAATATCAAAATCCTTCTCTTCTGCAGCAACTCCTGGGGCAACTTCTTCTTTGTTCTGAATCAAAAGATAGGCGATCGCACTCTTCTCCCCGATGGAGGCCTTCACGAGTGTCTCCCCAGCGGACGTCGGGGTGAGCAACCCCTTTTCATTCACGATAGCAACTTCTTTTGCTGACGATTCCCACAAGACCTGATGCAACCTCCTCGACTGCGGATCCAAAACACGGTAATTCACCCCCTCTTTCCGATTCTGATCCACAAAGGTAATGTCGACGACGAACTGGATCGGCGCCACCCCAGGAGACGAGGACTCAATCACCTTCATTTCGAGAGAGGAGACAGCAGAAGCGGTCGCAGAATCGGTGGGGGGGGTTGTCGTTTCAGATTCATGAGGCGCCGGAACCTCTTCTTCTGCCGATGTCTGGGTCCTGCCACAGGCAGCGACCACTAAAGTGATACCGATTAAAAAAACCAGCTTTCTCATCTCTTCCTCTCCACAAAAGTAACCGATGCGGGTGGGAATCCGACTGAGATCGGCCCGGCAATCACCTCTGCTGATTCCGGGTCAATAAAAACAATCCCATTTTTATCCGGATCCCGATCGCAGATGAGAACCTCTCCCCGGGGATCGATAGCAACCTCCGGCAAATAACTGGAGCTCTCATAGAGTGTCTTCAAATTTTTCGGATCATCCAGTGAGAAGCGAACGAGACGATTCTCCGAATAATCAGAAAGACCCACGATGACAAAACCGTAATGGTCTCCCACCTCGATCCCCCCGATCCAACCACCAAAAGATTCATCGGACAAGAGAATCCCTTCGCTCTGAAACGTCTCCAAATCGACCACCTCGACCCCTCCATAAGGGGAATTCAGGTCGAAAAAGTCGGCGCAGGCGATATAAATTTTCCCCAATCTGTCAGAAGAGGTGATGTCAAAAGGATCCCAACAATCAAGAACCAGCGCCCCCTCAACCTCATCCGTCGTTGTATCCACCTTCACCAGTTTCCCCGGCTGATCCGGCTGCAACGCCAGATCGCGAGGAAGATCTTGGACAGCAACATAGAGTTTTGATCCCATAAGAAGGAGCGAGGAGGCCCTCGCAAAGCGTTCACCATCGTCCCCCGTATAGAGGGTGAGATCGATCGTCTTCTCGATCAGACCGGTCTCAGGGTTCAGGATCACAAGATCATCGACCGAGAGATCGGTACTCTGATTTTCCTCCGGCTCATAGAGTGTCACGTAGGCCTTCGTCTTTGAAACGGCAACGAGGTCTTGAGGATTTGTCCCGAGACCGGTCGAAATCTGGGAGATCGTCGAGAAATCTATCGGATCGATCACCTGGATATTATCGGCCCCCTTCCGATTCACCACATAGATCAACCCACCAAAAGATCGGACCACCGCATCGCTATGGGTGATCTCCAGATTCGCCACAACCGAACTCGGGGAATCGAGCGGAATCATGCTGATGGATCCGGTTGTGCCTTGCCAATCGGCACCCAGAACGACGGCGATGTCACCGCTCGAAAGACTCTCCCCTGGAGTCAGTGGAGTGCGTTCATTGACAGTGATGTCGCCGCAGGAAACAAGGACCACCAATATCAACATCCTAAATCGAAACATCGACCCTCCCGTAGAAACTCCTGCCCGGCAGCGAAAACCCAACCACATCCGAGATCCGATCATTCAAGAGATTCTTCGCATCGAAACCGGTCGTGATCCTCTTCGTCGGTGTCCAGGAGATTCCAACCCCCCAGAGGACCCGATTATCGACCCTCACAAGATTCTGCGTATCGAGGAAGTTGTCGTCGATATACTCAAGGCTGCTGTATATTTTCCCAAAACGATTGAAGAGGGAGAGTTTTGAATTCGCTTCATGCCGGGGCCTCCCCGGAAGAAATTTCCCGTCACTCCCTGGAAGACCGCTCGTATCCTTGGGCCATTGAAAGGTATAGTTATTGGAAATTTCCAAAAAAGAGGTCAGAGGAATCGCGAGCGTCGTTTCCACCCCTTGAACCCGGGCCGATCTCAAATTCTGGGCCTGTGCCGTAAATTGTGAGGTCTGAAGAACCTGGATCAGATCCTTCAGGTGATTCAGGTAATAGGTCGATTCCAGGGAAAAGAAATCGGTCTTCGCCAAAAATCCGGCATCCCAATTCCACCCCTGCTCAGGTGAGAGCGTCGGATTCCCGATTAACGATCCTCGATCCCCAAAAAGCTCCGAAAAACTGGCGACCCGATAGGCCCTGGCGAAACTGCTGCGCAAACTGAAGCGTTGATCCGGAATCCAACGGGCCCCCAATTTCCCACTGACCGGATGGACGGAAGACTCGGCGGTCGAAAAGTCGCTCACGACATGTTCCGATCGGAGAGAGGGGTTTAAAATAATCTTGTCCTCGAATAAAACAATCTCGTCTTCCAGACCAACAGCGATCTGGTTACGGATCGATTTCGAATTGTCAGGAGGAGAGATAAAATCGTCCGGCAGGAACTGCTCCCCCCGATAGTTGGCCGAAAATGTAAAACGTTGAGTGGTCCCTAAAAGAAAAAAGGCGGCGGAATCGGCACCATAGGAAAAGGTGTCGTTGTCATTGTCCTGAGACCCAAGCCCAATCTCCCCCTCGAGATCGGTAAATTGCTGCTTCTGAAAGGTGAAAAAGGGAGACAGGTTCAAATTTTTTCGAGACCAGTCGATCTTGGTTGCCGAGCGGGTGGTCGAGAGGTCAGCATTTTCCGAAATAAGAGACCCCAAACCCGGGACACCGCGATCTTCACGGAAAAAGATCTCTTGGAATTCGAATCTGGATTCCTTTTTCGACTCGGTCCCTGTCTTGAAAATCATCTGATGACGCTGAAATTCGTTGTTGGTCCGAACAAGCGTCTGATCATCATTCGGATTCAGTGGCGTCCCATTATCACTCTGAAAATCAAAATCTCCATCACTCCTCGAAAAATGATAATCAACGGCATAATGGGATTGATGAAACTGTTCTGATTGATGAAGCGACGTTTCCAGCGTGTTAAAAGAGCCGTAGGATCCCGAGAAACGTGTCGTTCTGTCCTGTGAGGCCTTTTTTGTCTGGATCAGGACAACCCCACCCATCGGACTCGTGCCGAGAAAAGAGGGGGCCGCCCCGCGATAGACCTCGATCCTCTCGATCTGATCGGTCGGGATCGCCGCGAGGTTCACCCCACCTCCCTCGGCAGAGTTCAAGAGGACCCCGTCGAGATACACAGCGACCTGCTCGGAGGTCGATCCTCGAAGTGAAACTGTCGCAAAGTCATCGAGTCCCCCATACCGCCGGATCTGAACGCCGGCAGTCTCCGACAAGACCTCCGCGAGAGAGCTTTTCTTCTGTTCGAAATCTTTTCTCTCAATGACTGTCGCGGACAAGGAAGAGTCTCGCCCTCCCCCTGGCCGGATCGGTGTGGAGGGGGTCACAAGGATCTCCCCTAATGAGGCCTCACCTGCAAAAGAGGTGCGGGCAACACAGAGACAAAGCAGGAGAAGGGAAGCCTTCCTATCTATAAGGAACGGCATCGATCGGTGCCAATCCTCCCTCAAGGAGATAAGGACCATCTTGGTCTTCTCCATCGGCACTGGAGAGCCAAATCCCAGGTGTCTCCGGATCCTGATCGGCGATCGCCAATCGACTGTTAGTTGGATCGGTTGCCTCAATCCATCGAACCATCGGGATCCAGTAACCATTGCTACCGAAGATAGCTACCGCCTCTCCCAACAGGTCAGCTCCGACACGAACAACCGATGGTGGTGTAAATCCGGCTGTTGTAAAAACATAACCACCACCGACTGCCAATGGCCCCGGTGTCCCACCGAGCGTCTCGTCGTTGATCATCCGAATCAAACGTCGCCTTTCTTCGGGACTGGAAGAAGCCATTATCGAAGCCATCATTTCACCGTAATTGAAAGAGACAATTCCACCACGTGTATCCGTTGTGTCATAGGTCCCGGCGCAGGAGGCGTAGAGGGTATCGTCGTCCTGCCTGTACGCCAGCGCCACCACGTTACTGCAAGGAAGCTCGATCGCTTCATCCTGAAGCTCGCCTGTCTCAGTATTCAGGACAACTAGTTTGGCTGGAGCGGTGTAGTTTGCCGAGTTCAAAAGGTCTGTTGGAAGATCTTGAACCCCGATGATCACGTAGAGACCGATCTCCAGAAGTGGCGATGGGCGTGGACGACGATCTCCATCATTGATTGTAAAACGGACCAGGTCATGCCAATCGACAGGGAGTCCGGTCATGATGTCATACTTGACCACCTCACCCGTCTCATACTGAGAGACGTATGCAAACCCATCCTTGACAACTCCATCCTGGAGGTTCGCACCCGCCTCAACAGAGATTTCCGGGGAACAGATCACTTCCTTTTCAGGGTCATAGCATTGAAAGGAATCTCTTGGGACCCGATTCCAAAACCACAGTTTTCGATCAAAGATACGAATCGCCGCATCATTATGGACAGAGAGGTTGATCCTCGTCGCAGCAAAACTCGCAAGATTCAGGCTCCAGGCATCCCCATTCACAAAATCACTCCCAATAACGCCGAGAGACGTTGGGGTTGTCTCTTCCGAAACACCAGCATCCGGCTGATCGATTCCATGATCCGCTCCTGCATCAGGTGGTGGATTAGAACCGGTCGGTGGTGTTACCCCTCCAGAAGGACCTGGTTGGTATTGATTATCGTCATCACTTAACAAACCACAAGCTGTGGTAAATGCGGCGACTCCTAAGGCAATTCCGAATTGAGCTCGGTTCATGGCACCCTCCTTGTAATTAATTGGTAATGAATGAAATGTATTGAGACTGGCCTGAGCATTTCCTTCCTCCCGAAGGTTTTTTGCTTTTTTGTTACTCTTTAAGGCCAGTCTCCTGACTCGTGGGTCAATCTAACGGCGCCTTCCCATCCGCTTTCACAGACAGTGGCTTTTTTGCCGTCTCTTATCCCACTCACAGTGCCGGGGGGCGTGGCGGATTTGAACCGCCTTCCTGATTAAGCCTCTCGCACCTTAAAGACCTATGGCTACTTAACTCCCTCCTCAGACATGTCAAGATCTATTGGATGACAATCCTTCAAATCCTCTCTTATTTTTTTTATTTCCTCGAGCATCCTTTTCTCCCTCTCAGCGCTCTGACGAATAAAATCCTGCTGTCTTTGCAATAAAGTGTACTGGCTCACGGCATTATCACCAGCGAAGGAGGGGTAATTGATCCCCAAAAATTTAAGACCGGAGGCAATCCAGGGTTTTAAGAGGTTCGTATAAAAGGGAAGAAACAGGTCCTCCGAAAATTGGTAAAAGATATTCAGAACCGATGCCCCCAGTATCGCACCCGTCACTACCGGATGTTTTTTATAAAACTCTCTGATGTTGCGAAACATTCGAAGGGAAGGAACTTTAAGGGATATCGCAAAAATCGACAGGGCAGCTATTTCGCTACCGATCAAAAGATAAGGGCCAGAATTTATCTTACTTGAATAAAAATAGGAAAGATTCTGAACCTGCTCCGCGTCTCGATGATGATCGATTTGACGGATCATTCCCCCACACCACTCTTAGGTGAAGGGGCCTACCCTGTCAATGATTCGCTTTATCTTGCCCTTGATCGCCGCCTCTTGAGTGATTTCCTCGGGACCACCGTAGATTTCCTTTATCTTTGTGATCAGACGGTCATATTCACCGTCAATCTCCTCAAGATCGACGTCGGTCAGTTTGGGCCACTCCTGTTTCAGGAATTTTTTGACCTCTTCCCAGTGCTCCTGCATCCGATTGGGGGTTGTTTTCATCAGGGAGAAACTTTGATCGGATATTTTTTCTTGTCAATGACAAGATAGTACTGACCACTCTTCGGATCCTGTTGAATCGATTTCGCCAACTCAAGATACGATTTTCGATTGAACCGTGCCGAGAACCTTCCCTCTCGAACCTTGCAATAAAGAACATTCTTCTTCCCAACCCAGAGGGTCGTCGGATCAAGCGCTTCCTGATACCCACCGGGGAAAATCAGGAAGGGTAAATCAATCTCCTGAACAACATACGGAATATCCTGACAGGAGATGATACACTCCTCCCCTTGGCAGAGGACCCGAAATTTTCCGCCGGAATAGGGTTCGAGATTTTTGAGAAAAAAGGCAATTAGGTCAGGGTCATCAAATGGAACCTTGTCATGCCAGACGACCCCCTCATCGTCGATGGTGTAGTACCAGATCCGTTTTTGTGGTGGCGTCAAGACTATGGCTTGAGGTCGGGATTCGGATGTTTCTTTCGTGGCGCATCCTGTGATGGCCGAGGGGTGACCGGGGGGTTGTTTTTATACATCGGTGTGTACTCGGCATTCATCTTTGCCCACTCCGGTGCCTCATCGACAGAGGCAACGATCGCCTCAACAGGACACTCAGGGAGACAGGCGCCGCAATCAATACAGATATCGGGGTCAATGACCATAAACGGTTCGCCTTTATAGTCACCGGGATAGATACAATTCACAGGGCAGACATCGACACAATCGGCGTATTGTTCCCCCAAGCATTCTTGATTGATTACATAGGGCATTTTGCTCCTCCTGATTGTTTTTTCTTTAGGTCATCAATTTCTGGGCGTCAAGGAAGTGTTGAGGTCATGACAAGCAATCCGATTTTGTGGAGAGTTCCGAGAACCAGGAGACCTGCGATCGGAATCAATTGTGTGGGGGGGGAACCCTGTAGATTTCACAGGGGAACTTCCCCGCTTGCCGGGGAAGATGTCCCGAAGGGACAGAAGGGGCGGATGGGGCCCGCCACGATTCATTGATGCAGGCGAGTTTTCGAGGAACTTGGAGCAATGTCGTCTTGCCAGCTACACAAAAACTTGTCATAAGCACGACCTATGCGCGCCATCCGAATCCACGAACATGGCGATCTCAGTGTCCTCCGAATCGACGAGATCCCTCAACCAACACCGAAAGAAAACGAGGTTCTTGTCAAAATCAAGGCGGTCGCGATGAACCACATGGACCTCTGGGTCCGACAAGGGATGCCCGGCGTGAAACTGCCGTTGCCAATTATTTTGGGATGCGAAGCGAGCGGGATCGTTGAGTCATCTGGATCCTCCGCAAAGAAATTCAAAAAGGGAGACGAAGTCGTCATTATCCCGAATCGAAGTTGTGGTGAGTGTCCTGCATGTCGCGAAGGGAATGATCATTTCTGCCCGCAATTTGGTCTCTACGGCGAGACAGAGGATGGGCTCGAGGTAGAATATAAGTCGGTGCCTGAAAAAAATCTGCTCTTGAAACCAAAAGCGCTTTCGTTCGAAGAGGCGGCAGCGATCCCGGTCACCTTCCTGACCGCCTGGCATATGCTTATTGATAAATGCCAGCTTCAAAAAGAGGAAACTGTCCTGGTCGTTGCAGCATCGAGTGGTGTCGGGTCCGCAGCGGTCCAGATCGCGAAACATTTTGGCGCCCAAGTGATCGCCACCGCCGGTTCGGAGGATAAAATCCAACATGCGAGGGAGCTTGGTGCCGATCATGTCATCAATCACACCACTCAAGATTTTTCAAAAGAGGTCAAAAAACTGACCAACGGCAAAGGGGTCGACATCGTCTTCGAGCATGTCGGGGCCGTGACCTGGGAAAAATCGATGCGATCTCTTGGGTTCAGGGGAAGGCTCGTCACCTGCGGGGCAACGACAGGTCCCGAGGTAAAGATCAATCTCGTTCATCTCTTTATCAAACATCAGCGAATTCTCGGATCGACAATGGGGCCTTCTCGAGCCTTGTCAGATATCTATCAGCTCGCCGCCGATAAAAAAATCCATCCGGTGATCGACCATACTTATTCTTTTGATCAGGTCAAAGAGGCCCATCGGCGACTCGAAGGGCGTGGGCAGTTTGGAAAAATTGTCCTTATCCCTTAATCTTTCTTCTTGTCCGTTTTTTTCTCTGGTTCCTTCTTGACAGTCGTCTGACTTGCCGAACCTGACTTTACCGAGGAATACCCATCCTTGTACCACCCGCCTCCTTTCAGTTGGAAGGTAGAGGCCTGAATCAATTTCTCCAACTTCCCCCCGCAGACAGGACATTTCTTCAGGGGAGGATCCGAAAACTTCTGGATCACCTCGTGTTCTTTCTGACAGGAGCGGCATTTGTAACTGTAGAGCGGCATGATTTTGTCCGTGGCGAATATTCCTGATCATTCCAAAAAATTCAAGTCCCCAAAATTTATTCGCAACGAAGGGCCTGCGAAAGCCGATCATGGGCCTGATGCGAGGCGACACCGCTCATTTTCAACGATACACCGACCTGCTTGTGGGACCAGGGCTTGCCTTTTATACGGAGCAGAGCGAAGGGGCTGTTGAGATTTTTGTTCATCCCCTCGATGAAGCGACTGTCGTTACCCGCTACACCCCCAACCCCCCTCATACAGGACACCTCGACTTCACGATGACGAGGCGACGGGGGACATCACCGATTTTCATGCTTGCACGGGTCTTGGGGGAGAATGGAACCGCCGTTTATGGCTACGAGGAGAGATTCCCGAGTGATCTCGGGGTCGACGCCCCTTATCAGGTAATCGGACGTCATTATCAGG
It encodes:
- a CDS encoding DUF3047 domain-containing protein, whose translation is MLFWLLFFAFSMAHADVSQVPSFQIVEDFSKGALGEFPKSFRTKPFQRGKAEKVYRIEQEGENLYLSADDSEEISTQIFKKFLWDLKKYPAFRWRWRARILPDGARESEPDRNDSACGIYVIFGAYTGDGLKYVWSSTLPVGTVYEKKGGKFYVIVKGNGLSKGGWREIHVNVLEDYRRLFKKEPKDNPIGLGILTDGNATHSPAACDYDDFIISKE
- a CDS encoding energy transducer TonB, whose protein sequence is MGRGFSLGHPSPVSGSGGTVFVEILTEGPPQILSQLPSGSGTGSSTARGSGSGDGSGSDPVLSEIRSRIERAKHYPHLAQKTDLEGVVSIRFRIDEQGRPISTEILKSSGSSLLDQAAVISIQRGSPFPRYERPISLSIRYQRGS
- a CDS encoding ATP-binding protein; the encoded protein is MYTRSLRAPNRSFFLFGPRGTGKTTWLLQHFKEAKFIDLLPPQQALAYEKNPSLLRAQVKALPKMQWIVIDEIQKVPILLDEIHFLMEREGYKKFILTGSSARKIKRGQANLLAGRAVLLKMLPLTSTEINFSLEPQTALSYGMLPLSVLSKSVSEKESFLKAYVDTYLREEIKYEGIVRNLGSFSRFLEIASLCAGQQINMSNLARDAEISRDTVRSYFSVFEDTLLGSWLPAYRPRAKVKEVAAPKFYWFDSGVLNATAGAFEQPMPADWNGILMEHWIHHELVGHMTYGHKKGSLGFWKTPNGNEIDFLWWYGNEFIAIEVKSSKKFKKEFLKGIHSFQEKKQLKSSWVVYLGEEELRIDQTHVVPAPQFLKLLSEGKIIP
- a CDS encoding Ig-like domain-containing protein, which translates into the protein MRKLVFLIGITLVVAACGRTQTSAEEEVPAPHESETTTPPTDSATASAVSSLEMKVIESSSPGVAPIQFVVDITFVDQNRKEGVNYRVLDPQSRRLHQVLWESSAKEVAIVNEKGLLTPTSAGETLVKASIGEKSAIAYLLIQNKEEVAPGVAAEEKDFDIDIELNVDPVEYEEDPPADSEETLCDPLTINQDPFADRVVSYNKGEGGGYNKDLLPDIVLGPPQAHPEAPLNGSFDVVSLGKEGVIVLEFTDYLPCDGEGDDFIVFENPWQYNPDAKYGTYSEPGMVSVSEDGVNFVDFPCDLTVRSYRGCAGVRAVLANPDLNDIDPTDPEKAGGDPFDLKDVGLSYARFVRIRDGDKTFGPAANGMRGFDLDAIAVVNGKTSQ
- a CDS encoding TonB-dependent receptor, which produces MPFLIDRKASLLLLCLCVARTSFAGEASLGEILVTPSTPIRPGGGRDSSLSATVIERKDFEQKKSSLAEVLSETAGVQIRRYGGLDDFATVSLRGSTSEQVAVYLDGVLLNSAEGGGVNLAAIPTDQIERIEVYRGAAPSFLGTSPMGGVVLIQTKKASQDRTTRFSGSYGSFNTLETSLHQSEQFHQSHYAVDYHFSRSDGDFDFQSDNGTPLNPNDDQTLVRTNNEFQRHQMIFKTGTESKKESRFEFQEIFFREDRGVPGLGSLISENADLSTTRSATKIDWSRKNLNLSPFFTFQKQQFTDLEGEIGLGSQDNDNDTFSYGADSAAFFLLGTTQRFTFSANYRGEQFLPDDFISPPDNSKSIRNQIAVGLEDEIVLFEDKIILNPSLRSEHVVSDFSTAESSVHPVSGKLGARWIPDQRFSLRSSFARAYRVASFSELFGDRGSLIGNPTLSPEQGWNWDAGFLAKTDFFSLESTYYLNHLKDLIQVLQTSQFTAQAQNLRSARVQGVETTLAIPLTSFLEISNNYTFQWPKDTSGLPGSDGKFLPGRPRHEANSKLSLFNRFGKIYSSLEYIDDNFLDTQNLVRVDNRVLWGVGISWTPTKRITTGFDAKNLLNDRISDVVGFSLPGRSFYGRVDVSI
- a CDS encoding ferredoxin family protein yields the protein MPYVINQECLGEQYADCVDVCPVNCIYPGDYKGEPFMVIDPDICIDCGACLPECPVEAIVASVDEAPEWAKMNAEYTPMYKNNPPVTPRPSQDAPRKKHPNPDLKP
- a CDS encoding zinc-binding dehydrogenase codes for the protein MRAIRIHEHGDLSVLRIDEIPQPTPKENEVLVKIKAVAMNHMDLWVRQGMPGVKLPLPIILGCEASGIVESSGSSAKKFKKGDEVVIIPNRSCGECPACREGNDHFCPQFGLYGETEDGLEVEYKSVPEKNLLLKPKALSFEEAAAIPVTFLTAWHMLIDKCQLQKEETVLVVAASSGVGSAAVQIAKHFGAQVIATAGSEDKIQHARELGADHVINHTTQDFSKEVKKLTNGKGVDIVFEHVGAVTWEKSMRSLGFRGRLVTCGATTGPEVKINLVHLFIKHQRILGSTMGPSRALSDIYQLAADKKIHPVIDHTYSFDQVKEAHRRLEGRGQFGKIVLIP
- a CDS encoding zinc ribbon domain-containing protein — protein: MPLYSYKCRSCQKEHEVIQKFSDPPLKKCPVCGGKLEKLIQASTFQLKGGGWYKDGYSSVKSGSASQTTVKKEPEKKTDKKKD